A genomic window from Haladaptatus caseinilyticus includes:
- the cofH gene encoding 7,8-didemethyl-8-hydroxy-5-deazariboflavin synthase subunit CofH: MANVRGENNVPRDQFGFEHVPETDQSFENALEAARNGERLTVADGVELLTTGTESLGIDIARKERVLEAADRRREEVVGDYVTFVANLNNNVTTACNTGCLFCNFKNTAQNFEVGAGEHGGFTKTPEESRDLVADARERGIYEVTSVSGLHPGLALDDEHREILEASDRGDLNYKSPEAYETDPKTYVEHLRAMNLSGIHVHSMTPEEAYHARRGTEWGYEAVFEKLQSAGLASVPGTAAEILVDEVRRVICPGKIDTNEWLESMEAAAAVGLDMTATIMYGHVENEMHRVMHLERVRDLQDRTGAITEFVPLSFVHRNTPLYERGMVDAGATTHEDELMIAVSRLFLDNVENIQSSWVKYGDAQGLKMLSCGANDFMGTILSEEITKRAGGEFGEFRSFEEYVEMITAIGRTPAERTTDYRQIRPIDPDDSPFGPTFGPCADGTPLLE; the protein is encoded by the coding sequence ATGGCTAACGTGCGCGGGGAAAACAACGTTCCGCGGGACCAGTTCGGTTTCGAACACGTCCCCGAAACCGACCAATCGTTCGAGAACGCGCTCGAAGCGGCACGAAACGGCGAGCGGTTGACGGTGGCGGACGGCGTCGAACTGCTGACGACCGGAACGGAATCGCTCGGTATCGACATCGCCAGAAAGGAACGCGTGTTGGAGGCCGCGGACCGGCGCAGAGAGGAAGTCGTCGGCGACTACGTCACATTCGTTGCCAACCTGAACAACAACGTCACGACCGCCTGCAACACCGGCTGTCTCTTCTGTAATTTCAAGAACACTGCCCAGAATTTCGAAGTCGGCGCTGGCGAACACGGTGGATTCACGAAAACGCCGGAAGAATCCCGCGATCTCGTCGCGGACGCCCGAGAACGCGGTATTTACGAGGTGACGTCCGTCAGCGGACTCCATCCCGGACTCGCGTTGGATGACGAACACCGTGAAATTCTCGAAGCCAGTGACCGCGGCGACCTGAACTACAAATCGCCCGAGGCATACGAAACCGACCCGAAAACGTACGTCGAACATCTCCGCGCGATGAACCTTTCCGGAATCCACGTCCACTCGATGACGCCGGAGGAAGCCTATCACGCCCGGCGTGGGACGGAGTGGGGGTACGAAGCGGTGTTTGAGAAACTGCAATCCGCCGGACTGGCGAGCGTTCCCGGCACCGCCGCCGAGATTCTGGTGGACGAGGTGCGCAGAGTCATCTGTCCCGGAAAAATCGACACGAACGAGTGGTTGGAATCGATGGAAGCCGCGGCGGCCGTCGGACTCGACATGACGGCGACCATCATGTACGGCCACGTTGAAAACGAGATGCACCGCGTGATGCATTTGGAGCGGGTTCGTGACCTCCAAGACCGAACCGGCGCGATAACCGAGTTCGTTCCGCTATCGTTCGTCCATCGAAACACGCCGCTCTACGAACGTGGAATGGTCGATGCTGGCGCGACCACCCACGAGGACGAACTGATGATTGCCGTCTCGCGGCTCTTTCTGGACAACGTCGAGAACATCCAATCGTCGTGGGTGAAGTACGGCGACGCACAGGGGTTAAAGATGCTCTCCTGTGGCGCAAACGACTTCATGGGAACCATCCTCTCCGAGGAAATCACGAAACGGGCGGGGGGCGAGTTCGGCGAGTTCCGCTCGTTCGAGGAGTACGTCGAGATGATAACCGCAATCGGCCGGACTCCAGCGGAGCGTACCACCGACTACCGGCAGATTCGACCGATCGACCCCGACGATTCTCCGTTCGGTCCGACCTTCGGTCCGTGTGCCGACGGAACGCCACTCCTCGAGTAG
- the tmk gene encoding dTMP kinase: MLLTLEGLDGSGKTTVWEVLHEEFSDAVFTREPTNSWYGEAVDRSINDDDADSIAELFLYTADHAAHLSNTIRPALDDGKLVISDRYSDSRYAYQAVALEGHVTRPMEYIIGVHKPWTRPPDCTIYLDVDPETAAARSGATNKFEQAGFLAQVQSNYERLMDAEPGRFVRIDATRSPEAVIDSVVSTIERVTSDE; the protein is encoded by the coding sequence ATGCTGCTAACGCTGGAGGGACTCGACGGGAGCGGAAAAACGACCGTCTGGGAGGTGCTCCACGAGGAGTTTTCCGATGCGGTGTTCACCCGCGAACCGACGAACTCGTGGTACGGGGAGGCTGTCGATCGTTCAATTAATGACGACGATGCGGACTCCATTGCCGAACTGTTTCTGTACACCGCGGACCACGCGGCTCATCTCTCGAACACGATTCGGCCCGCGTTGGACGACGGAAAACTCGTCATTTCCGACCGCTACTCGGACTCCCGCTATGCCTACCAAGCGGTCGCGCTGGAAGGCCACGTCACGCGACCGATGGAGTACATAATCGGAGTTCACAAGCCATGGACACGACCGCCGGACTGCACTATCTATCTCGACGTTGACCCGGAAACCGCGGCGGCGCGGAGTGGGGCGACGAACAAGTTCGAACAGGCTGGATTCCTCGCGCAGGTGCAGTCGAACTACGAACGATTGATGGATGCGGAACCCGGTCGCTTCGTCCGTATCGACGCGACACGATCGCCCGAGGCGGTCATCGACAGCGTCGTTTCGACCATCGAACGCGTCACGAGCGACGAGTAG
- the purQ gene encoding phosphoribosylformylglycinamidine synthase I yields the protein MTVAIVQFGGSNCDRDAKRALSHLDIDAELVWHEDGLPADVSGVMLPGGFSYGDYLRAGAIAANSPIVAEVREAAESGVPVLGVCNGAQIGCESGLTPGAFTTNRSARFQCEHVYLRVENADTPWTAVYDEGEVIEVPIAHGEGRFEITEEKYDELDSEGRVLFRYCDEDGTVSDATNPNGSKGNVAGIVGESDTVAVMMPHPERATLPDIGGTDGEGVLYGFA from the coding sequence ATGACCGTCGCTATCGTTCAGTTCGGCGGGAGCAACTGTGACCGAGACGCCAAACGCGCACTTTCACACCTCGATATCGACGCCGAGCTCGTGTGGCACGAGGATGGGTTACCAGCGGACGTAAGCGGTGTAATGCTCCCCGGTGGGTTCTCCTACGGCGACTACCTCCGTGCGGGAGCCATCGCCGCGAACTCGCCGATCGTCGCCGAAGTGCGCGAGGCCGCCGAGTCGGGTGTCCCCGTCCTCGGCGTCTGTAATGGCGCACAAATCGGCTGTGAATCGGGGCTGACTCCCGGTGCGTTCACGACCAACCGAAGTGCACGCTTCCAGTGCGAACACGTCTACCTACGCGTCGAGAACGCCGATACCCCGTGGACCGCTGTCTACGATGAGGGCGAGGTCATCGAAGTTCCGATCGCTCACGGCGAAGGCCGATTCGAAATTACCGAGGAGAAGTACGACGAACTCGATTCGGAGGGACGAGTCCTCTTTCGCTACTGCGACGAAGACGGTACCGTGAGTGATGCAACGAACCCGAACGGGTCGAAAGGAAACGTCGCCGGAATCGTCGGCGAGTCGGACACCGTCGCGGTCATGATGCCGCATCCGGAGCGGGCGACCCTGCCGGACATCGGGGGAACTGACGGTGAAGGCGTGCTGTACGGTTTCGCGTAA
- a CDS encoding phosphoribosylaminoimidazolesuccinocarboxamide synthase has translation MTSVKEFRVEREPTPDSLGRGSFVFTDDYSVFDWGKMPDEIEDKGASLCTMGAFNFELLEDAGIPTHYRGVVSDGEVVSLSDATTPPTEMAIDLTQVPNLPREGRNYDYDLFHSGADDNYLIPLEIVFRNSVPVGSSLRRRTDPADHGLDFPEWPEGAVQLEEPVVEFSTKYEEEDRYLSRREADTIAGKASVETLETLANEVNDIITKQAAEADLVHEDGKIECCYYDGEIRVADVVGTFDENRFTFYSQQVSKEFIRQYHKREQSGWVDAVYDAKESAKERGIADWKSLCEVEPEPLPDDVLTAAHDLYTGGANAYIGREFFDAPDLEEAVMTIKDL, from the coding sequence ATGACGAGTGTGAAGGAGTTCCGGGTCGAGCGTGAACCGACGCCGGACTCCCTCGGACGTGGCTCGTTCGTCTTTACCGACGACTATTCGGTGTTCGACTGGGGCAAGATGCCCGACGAAATCGAGGATAAAGGTGCGAGCCTCTGCACCATGGGGGCGTTCAACTTCGAGCTGTTGGAAGATGCCGGAATCCCGACGCACTATCGCGGCGTCGTCTCGGATGGCGAGGTCGTTTCCCTGTCCGACGCGACAACACCGCCGACCGAGATGGCCATCGATCTCACACAGGTGCCGAACCTGCCGCGTGAGGGTCGAAACTACGACTACGACCTGTTCCACAGTGGAGCTGACGACAACTACCTCATCCCACTCGAAATCGTTTTCCGGAACAGCGTGCCAGTCGGGTCGAGTCTCCGACGCCGCACCGACCCCGCCGACCACGGGTTGGACTTTCCCGAGTGGCCCGAGGGCGCGGTCCAACTCGAAGAACCCGTCGTCGAATTCTCCACGAAATACGAGGAAGAAGACCGCTATCTCTCACGGCGAGAGGCAGACACGATCGCCGGAAAGGCAAGCGTCGAGACGCTCGAAACCCTCGCCAACGAGGTCAACGATATCATCACCAAACAGGCCGCCGAAGCCGACCTCGTTCACGAGGACGGGAAAATCGAGTGTTGCTACTACGACGGGGAAATCCGCGTCGCGGACGTGGTCGGGACGTTCGACGAGAATCGATTCACGTTCTACAGCCAACAGGTGAGCAAGGAGTTCATCCGCCAGTACCACAAGCGCGAGCAGTCCGGGTGGGTCGATGCAGTGTACGACGCGAAGGAAAGCGCAAAAGAGCGCGGTATCGCCGACTGGAAATCCCTGTGCGAAGTTGAACCGGAACCGCTCCCCGACGACGTGCTAACCGCAGCCCATGACCTCTACACTGGCGGTGCGAACGCCTACATCGGTCGCGAGTTCTTCGACGCTCCGGACCTCGAAGAGGCCGTGATGACTATCAAGGATTTGTAA
- a CDS encoding CBS domain-containing protein, whose product MAITARDLMTTDVETVSPDDEIGEVLTRLARVQFNGFPVVEDGELVGIVTQHDLVHIFQPSDRTLWIPIGFPPFLESLEYGIDLSWNELDAGLDLAKNAGKPIHEIMTEEVVTVSPNDELDRILDLLADAEADINRLPVLENGTLVGIIARQDVIRAIRDQRRSSK is encoded by the coding sequence ATGGCAATCACCGCTCGTGACCTTATGACGACCGACGTCGAAACGGTTTCTCCCGACGACGAGATCGGTGAGGTGTTGACCCGCCTTGCCCGTGTTCAGTTCAACGGTTTCCCGGTCGTCGAAGATGGGGAACTCGTCGGTATCGTGACACAGCACGATCTCGTCCACATTTTTCAACCAAGCGACCGGACGCTCTGGATTCCGATCGGTTTCCCACCGTTTCTCGAGAGTCTGGAGTACGGAATCGACCTCTCGTGGAACGAACTCGACGCCGGACTCGACCTCGCGAAAAACGCGGGCAAACCGATCCACGAGATCATGACCGAGGAGGTGGTGACGGTTTCGCCGAACGATGAGTTGGACCGGATTCTCGATTTGCTGGCCGACGCCGAGGCGGATATCAACCGATTACCCGTGCTCGAAAACGGCACACTCGTCGGAATCATCGCGCGACAAGACGTGATTCGTGCGATTCGTGATCAGCGCCGCTCCTCGAAATAA
- a CDS encoding M23 family metallopeptidase gives MRSHKTLGRRQFMTAAAGTAAAAAGVGALSETASAARFNKYSSVYTTEDLSVRSGPGTGYSRKAVADKYTGGYVLAGPQNSNGYTWWKVRYNADSSGSTVTGWSAGDWLVHSDFSYPATGIVTATYYDSRSSGNHGAVDIANDRYTNVRATRGGTVGTVGWDPDGYGNYIIINHSGGFQTLYGHLYSVLVSEGESVYWDQHIGEMGSTGNSTGPHVHYEIRKNGVRQYVPPSESDEGNKYFERSGVPKVYY, from the coding sequence ATGCGTTCACACAAAACGCTTGGACGACGACAGTTCATGACTGCTGCTGCCGGAACCGCCGCCGCCGCTGCTGGTGTCGGTGCACTCTCCGAAACAGCGAGTGCTGCACGATTCAACAAATATAGCTCCGTCTATACGACGGAGGACCTCTCCGTTCGTTCCGGTCCGGGAACGGGTTACTCCCGAAAAGCGGTCGCCGACAAATATACCGGCGGTTACGTTCTCGCTGGCCCACAAAACTCGAACGGCTACACCTGGTGGAAGGTACGATACAACGCGGATTCGAGCGGAAGTACGGTTACTGGCTGGTCCGCAGGCGACTGGCTCGTTCACTCGGACTTCTCTTATCCCGCAACTGGAATCGTCACCGCGACCTACTACGACAGTCGAAGTTCGGGTAATCACGGTGCCGTGGACATCGCCAACGACCGATACACGAACGTCCGCGCGACTCGCGGCGGAACCGTCGGAACCGTCGGATGGGACCCTGACGGGTATGGAAACTACATCATCATCAATCACAGCGGTGGCTTCCAAACCTTGTACGGTCACCTCTACTCCGTTCTCGTCTCGGAAGGCGAGAGCGTCTACTGGGACCAGCACATCGGAGAGATGGGAAGCACCGGTAACTCCACCGGCCCGCACGTTCACTACGAAATCCGCAAGAACGGTGTCCGACAGTACGTCCCGCCGAGCGAGTCCGACGAAGGAAACAAATACTTTGAGCGGAGCGGCGTCCCGAAAGTTTACTACTAA
- a CDS encoding tubulin/FtsZ family protein, whose protein sequence is MKLAMIGFGQAGGKIVDKFLEYDQRTRSGIVRAAVAVNTARADLMGLQHVPEENRVLIGQSRVKGHGVGADNELGAEIAEEDIDEVQGAIDNIPVHEVDAFLIIAGMGGGSGSGGAPVVAKHLKRIYTEPVYGLGILPGGDEGGIYTLNAARSFQTFVREVDNLMVFDNDSWRQSGESVQSGYSEINEEIVTRFGILFGAGEIGGDDDVAESVVDSSEIINTLAGGGVSTIGYAAEEVEMQNSGGLLSRFTGSGGGQTEDTAHTTNRITSLVRKAALGRLTLPCEIQGTERALLVMSGPTEHLNRKGIERGRKWLEEQTGSMEVRGGDYPVNEPNVASVVLLSGVTNVPRIKELQQVAIEAQDNIDDIKQESETNLENLVEDDEDELDPLF, encoded by the coding sequence ATGAAACTCGCGATGATCGGATTCGGTCAGGCAGGCGGAAAAATAGTTGACAAGTTCCTGGAATATGACCAGCGAACACGAAGCGGCATCGTGCGCGCCGCAGTCGCAGTCAACACCGCTCGCGCTGACCTCATGGGCCTACAGCACGTTCCGGAGGAAAACCGGGTGCTCATCGGACAGTCCCGCGTCAAAGGTCACGGCGTGGGTGCGGACAACGAACTCGGCGCGGAAATCGCCGAAGAGGACATCGACGAAGTACAGGGAGCGATCGACAACATCCCCGTTCACGAAGTCGACGCGTTTCTCATCATCGCCGGAATGGGCGGCGGTTCAGGAAGTGGTGGCGCACCGGTCGTCGCCAAACACCTGAAACGAATTTACACCGAACCCGTCTACGGACTCGGTATCCTCCCTGGCGGCGACGAAGGAGGCATCTACACCCTCAACGCGGCGCGCTCGTTCCAGACGTTCGTCCGCGAAGTGGACAACCTGATGGTGTTCGACAACGACTCGTGGCGCCAATCGGGTGAGAGCGTTCAGAGCGGCTACTCCGAAATCAACGAGGAGATCGTTACGCGGTTCGGTATCCTCTTCGGAGCAGGTGAAATCGGCGGCGACGACGACGTTGCAGAGAGCGTCGTGGACTCCAGCGAAATCATCAACACGCTCGCTGGGGGCGGCGTCTCGACCATCGGCTACGCCGCCGAGGAAGTCGAAATGCAGAACTCCGGCGGGCTCCTTTCCCGATTCACCGGCAGCGGTGGCGGTCAAACGGAGGATACCGCACACACGACGAACCGAATCACCAGTCTCGTGCGAAAGGCAGCACTCGGCCGTCTAACGCTTCCGTGTGAGATTCAGGGAACCGAGCGTGCACTGCTCGTCATGAGCGGTCCGACCGAGCACCTGAACCGCAAAGGGATAGAGCGCGGGCGGAAGTGGCTGGAGGAGCAAACCGGCAGTATGGAAGTTCGCGGCGGCGATTATCCCGTCAACGAACCCAACGTGGCCAGCGTCGTCCTCCTCTCGGGAGTGACGAACGTGCCACGAATCAAGGAGCTTCAGCAGGTCGCCATCGAAGCGCAGGACAACATCGACGACATCAAACAGGAGAGCGAGACGAATCTCGAAAATCTCGTTGAGGATGATGAGGATGAACTCGACCCGTTGTTCTAA
- a CDS encoding DMT family transporter codes for MTRYRNAVLFVFLAAVWGSAFMAIKVGLDYFPPVLFAAIRYDVAGVLMLAYAVYVTDRWLPRTNDEWRLVLVGAALMIAGYHAFLFIGETETTSAVAAIIVSFSPVLTTGFARVLLPSERLEPSGIAGLFLGLVGVAVLSQPNPNNLLADDFVGKILVLLAALSFAFGSVLTRRIDAELPIETMEAWSMLLGALMMHVISIARPSESFAAVEWTPEALVSLAYLSLAASAIGFLVYFDLLERLGPIEINLVSYVAPVFAAVAGLLFLDETITPLTALGFLIIFVGFCLLKRRAISRELPRLTGVFSSGR; via the coding sequence GTGACCCGGTACAGAAATGCAGTGCTGTTCGTCTTCCTCGCCGCCGTCTGGGGGTCCGCGTTCATGGCCATCAAGGTCGGACTGGACTACTTCCCACCGGTGTTGTTCGCGGCCATCCGCTACGACGTTGCGGGCGTCCTGATGCTCGCGTATGCCGTCTACGTCACCGACCGATGGCTTCCGCGCACCAACGATGAGTGGCGACTCGTCCTCGTCGGCGCCGCGTTGATGATTGCGGGCTATCACGCTTTCCTCTTCATCGGCGAAACGGAGACGACGAGTGCCGTCGCGGCTATTATCGTCAGCTTCAGCCCCGTCCTCACCACGGGGTTCGCGCGCGTCCTCCTTCCCAGCGAACGGCTCGAACCGTCGGGAATCGCCGGACTCTTCCTCGGACTCGTCGGTGTCGCCGTGTTGAGCCAACCGAACCCGAACAACCTGCTTGCGGACGATTTCGTCGGCAAAATCCTCGTGCTGCTGGCGGCGCTCTCGTTCGCCTTTGGAAGCGTACTCACACGCCGAATCGACGCCGAACTGCCCATCGAAACGATGGAAGCGTGGTCGATGCTACTCGGCGCGCTCATGATGCACGTCATCAGCATCGCCCGCCCCAGTGAATCGTTCGCCGCGGTCGAGTGGACGCCGGAAGCACTCGTCTCACTCGCCTATCTCTCGCTCGCCGCCAGCGCGATCGGCTTTCTGGTCTACTTCGACCTGCTGGAACGACTCGGTCCCATCGAAATCAATCTCGTCTCCTACGTCGCACCCGTCTTCGCTGCGGTCGCTGGCCTGTTGTTCCTCGATGAAACCATCACGCCCCTCACCGCGCTCGGGTTCCTCATCATCTTCGTCGGATTCTGTCTGCTGAAGCGACGGGCGATTTCGCGTGAACTGCCACGTCTTACCGGCGTCTTCTCGTCCGGTCGATGA
- the cofG gene encoding 7,8-didemethyl-8-hydroxy-5-deazariboflavin synthase subunit CofG, which produces MIPGADEYDIDITFDEADIDRLLAVTPEDVEPAESLTYAKNVFIPLTTACRYTCTYCTYFDPPGEASLLSPEEVRETVKMGADAGCTEALFTFGDDPDDRYTKVNDQLAEWGHDSIHSYLREMCELALEEGLLPHSNPGDQTRDQMELVADVNASMGVMLETTADVSAHAGPRRKNPGQRLATIRTAGELNVPFTTGLLVGIGEGWRDRAESLLAIRELHERYSHIQEVIVQNVVPNERSRFEQPSVETMRRAVAMARAALPDEVSVQVPPNLSPTRELLDCGVDDLGGVSPVTDDYINPEYAWPALRELEDIAAEAGVPLRERLPVYRRFLDDEREWTSARIRQKIESDGVAGERYRTVLSRNEPSYRPPS; this is translated from the coding sequence ATGATTCCGGGGGCCGACGAGTACGATATCGACATCACGTTCGACGAGGCCGACATCGACCGACTGCTCGCCGTCACCCCGGAGGACGTGGAACCGGCGGAATCGCTCACCTACGCGAAGAACGTCTTCATCCCCCTCACGACGGCCTGCCGGTACACCTGCACCTACTGCACCTACTTCGACCCGCCGGGGGAGGCCTCCTTGCTCTCGCCCGAAGAAGTCCGAGAAACCGTCAAGATGGGTGCGGACGCAGGCTGTACGGAAGCCCTGTTCACCTTCGGCGACGACCCCGACGACCGCTACACGAAGGTCAATGACCAACTCGCGGAGTGGGGGCACGATTCCATCCATTCGTACCTCCGCGAGATGTGTGAACTCGCGCTGGAGGAGGGACTGCTCCCCCACTCGAATCCGGGCGACCAGACACGCGACCAGATGGAACTCGTCGCCGACGTGAACGCCAGCATGGGCGTAATGCTGGAGACGACGGCCGACGTGTCGGCCCACGCGGGCCCTCGACGGAAGAACCCCGGCCAACGACTCGCCACGATCCGAACGGCGGGCGAATTGAACGTTCCGTTTACCACCGGACTCCTCGTCGGTATCGGCGAGGGGTGGCGCGATAGAGCCGAGAGCCTGCTTGCAATTCGGGAACTCCACGAGCGGTACAGTCACATTCAGGAAGTCATCGTGCAGAACGTCGTACCCAACGAGCGCTCACGGTTCGAACAACCGTCCGTCGAAACGATGCGACGGGCCGTGGCGATGGCCCGAGCGGCACTTCCCGACGAGGTTTCCGTACAGGTACCGCCGAACCTCTCGCCGACGCGCGAACTCCTCGACTGCGGCGTCGATGATTTGGGCGGCGTCTCGCCAGTCACGGACGACTATATCAATCCGGAGTACGCGTGGCCCGCATTACGGGAGTTGGAGGACATCGCGGCGGAAGCCGGGGTGCCGTTACGTGAGCGATTACCAGTGTATCGTCGATTCCTCGATGACGAACGGGAGTGGACGTCCGCTCGCATCCGGCAGAAAATCGAATCCGACGGTGTCGCAGGTGAGCGATACCGGACTGTTCTCTCCCGGAACGAGCCTTCCTACCGGCCGCCATCGTGA
- a CDS encoding S26 family signal peptidase, which translates to MSPPDDASPREVFHWFRTTEDEPVAFIRDILTTAMWAVGIGLLLFAISGVWPPLVAVESGSMEPQMYRGDLIFVMEEHRFAGDGAHANTGIVTYRAGQRSGYSSFNEPGDVIIFKPDGNGRATPIIHRAMLWVEGGENWYGRATPDYVGDADNCRELANCPAPHAGFITKGDNNAGYDQVGFGAYTGPVKPSWVVGKAKLRIPWLGHVRLQFATTTAPEPLDLETRPATNSTTVPIRVLA; encoded by the coding sequence ATGTCACCGCCCGACGACGCCTCTCCACGCGAAGTTTTCCACTGGTTCAGAACGACCGAGGACGAACCGGTCGCCTTCATCCGTGATATCCTCACGACGGCGATGTGGGCGGTCGGAATCGGTCTGCTCCTGTTCGCGATCAGCGGCGTCTGGCCGCCGCTGGTGGCCGTCGAAAGCGGCAGTATGGAGCCGCAGATGTACCGCGGTGACCTCATCTTCGTGATGGAAGAACATCGATTCGCGGGCGATGGTGCGCATGCAAATACGGGAATCGTCACCTACCGCGCCGGACAGCGGTCCGGCTATTCGTCGTTCAACGAACCCGGCGACGTGATAATCTTCAAGCCGGACGGAAACGGACGGGCGACGCCGATAATCCACCGCGCCATGCTTTGGGTCGAAGGGGGCGAAAACTGGTACGGCAGAGCCACCCCCGATTATGTCGGCGATGCGGACAACTGCCGAGAACTGGCCAACTGCCCGGCCCCACACGCCGGTTTCATCACCAAGGGCGACAACAACGCTGGCTACGACCAAGTCGGATTCGGCGCGTACACCGGTCCCGTCAAACCGTCGTGGGTCGTCGGCAAGGCGAAACTCCGAATTCCGTGGCTCGGACATGTCCGACTCCAGTTCGCCACGACCACCGCGCCGGAACCGCTGGACCTCGAAACGCGTCCAGCGACGAACTCGACCACCGTTCCGATCCGTGTCCTGGCGTAA
- the cofC gene encoding 2-phospho-L-lactate guanylyltransferase — MQVVVPFSASDPKTRLADTLGPDERREFSMAMLEDVLSAIRATGHEPRVLTTSPTDVDAPQTVDSRPLTPAVNDMLGENDATAIVMADLALATPNALERLFSTAGDVVLAPGRGGGTNALVSRHDEFRVDYHGTSYLDHCRIANDAGASVAEVDSHRLATDVDESADIAEVLMHSDGSARDWLRGAGFSLSVTDGRVEAGRDRRIEGTGQ, encoded by the coding sequence ATGCAGGTGGTGGTGCCGTTCTCGGCGAGCGACCCGAAAACGCGATTGGCCGACACCCTCGGCCCCGACGAGCGTCGGGAGTTCTCGATGGCGATGCTCGAAGACGTACTCTCGGCGATTCGCGCGACGGGACACGAACCGCGAGTGCTCACCACCAGTCCAACCGACGTGGACGCACCCCAGACGGTCGATTCACGACCATTGACTCCCGCGGTGAACGACATGCTGGGGGAAAACGACGCCACCGCAATCGTGATGGCGGACCTCGCGCTGGCGACGCCGAACGCATTGGAACGGCTTTTCTCGACCGCTGGCGACGTGGTGCTCGCGCCGGGTCGCGGCGGCGGGACGAACGCGCTCGTCTCCCGCCACGACGAATTTCGGGTGGATTACCACGGAACCTCGTATCTCGACCATTGCCGAATCGCGAACGATGCGGGGGCCTCAGTCGCGGAGGTGGATTCACACCGGCTCGCAACCGACGTGGACGAATCGGCCGACATCGCGGAGGTGCTGATGCATAGCGACGGGTCGGCCCGCGATTGGCTTCGGGGGGCAGGCTTCTCGCTCTCAGTGACGGACGGACGAGTCGAGGCGGGTCGGGACCGGCGAATCGAGGGGACGGGGCAGTAG
- a CDS encoding complex I NDUFA9 subunit family protein gives MKVLVAGGTGFIGRNLVRELHGRGHEVTVLARTPDDADVPAGVEQATGDVTALASIENAFENQDAVVNLVALSPLFKPPRGVTHMSVHLGGTQNIVQAAEEHGVGKIVQMSALGADPTGPTEYIRSKGQAEGLVKNSDLRWTIFRPSVVFGDKSEFLSFTKKLTPPYLAPLPGGGRTRFQPIWIGDLAPMLAASVEETHDGETYEIGGPEVLTLADVARLVRQAEGQPVTIVSVPMALAGAGLKIGGTIPGAPMGADQYRSLKFDNTVQENDVTAFGVEPSSLTTLATYLGVES, from the coding sequence ATGAAGGTTCTCGTAGCTGGCGGTACCGGATTTATCGGGCGCAATCTCGTTCGCGAACTACACGGGCGAGGACACGAGGTGACGGTGCTCGCACGCACTCCGGACGATGCCGACGTTCCAGCGGGTGTCGAACAAGCGACAGGCGATGTGACCGCACTCGCGTCCATCGAGAACGCGTTCGAGAACCAAGATGCAGTCGTAAATCTCGTGGCCCTCTCGCCGTTGTTCAAACCGCCGCGAGGAGTGACACACATGAGCGTTCATCTCGGTGGCACCCAGAACATCGTCCAGGCCGCCGAAGAGCACGGTGTCGGAAAAATCGTCCAGATGAGCGCCCTCGGTGCGGACCCGACCGGTCCGACGGAGTACATTCGATCGAAGGGACAGGCAGAGGGACTCGTGAAAAATTCAGACCTCCGGTGGACGATTTTCCGCCCGTCGGTCGTCTTCGGCGACAAGAGCGAGTTTCTCTCGTTCACGAAGAAACTCACGCCGCCGTATCTGGCACCGCTTCCCGGCGGTGGCAGAACGCGATTCCAACCGATCTGGATCGGTGACCTCGCACCGATGCTCGCCGCCAGCGTCGAGGAAACACACGACGGCGAAACTTACGAAATCGGCGGACCGGAAGTACTCACCCTCGCTGACGTGGCGCGACTCGTCCGGCAGGCGGAGGGGCAACCGGTGACTATCGTTTCGGTGCCGATGGCATTGGCGGGGGCGGGGTTGAAAATCGGCGGGACGATTCCGGGTGCCCCGATGGGTGCGGACCAGTATCGGTCGCTGAAGTTCGACAACACCGTGCAGGAGAACGACGTGACGGCGTTCGGCGTCGAACCAAGTTCGTTGACGACGCTGGCGACATACCTCGGCGTCGAAAGCTGA